A single Clostridium sp. AN503 DNA region contains:
- a CDS encoding ATP synthase subunit C codes for MTVLAKIALSAALILSIAIPFGVFAAGEKTKGRYKTALGINTLLFMGTLIVAGGMMFSGTAVAAETTAASSAAGWGYLAAALSTGMSCIGGGIAVSAAASAALGAISEDGSILGKSLIFVGLAEGVCLYGLIISFMILGKL; via the coding sequence ATGACAGTATTAGCAAAAATCGCATTATCTGCAGCACTTATCTTAAGCATCGCCATCCCGTTTGGCGTATTTGCAGCCGGGGAAAAGACAAAAGGCCGCTATAAGACCGCGCTGGGCATCAACACCCTGCTCTTTATGGGTACTCTGATCGTCGCTGGCGGCATGATGTTCTCCGGCACCGCAGTGGCTGCCGAGACCACCGCCGCATCAAGCGCAGCCGGCTGGGGATATTTAGCCGCTGCCCTTTCCACCGGAATGAGCTGTATCGGCGGCGGTATCGCCGTGTCCGCTGCAGCGTCCGCAGCTCTGGGCGCCATCAGTGAAGACGGTTCCATCCTTGGTAAATCCCTCATCTTCGTAGGCCTTGCCGAAGGTGTGTGCCTGTACGGACTGATCATTTCCTTTATGATCCTTGGTAAACTTTAA
- a CDS encoding V-type ATP synthase subunit F — MKMYLISDNVDTWTGMRLAGVEGAVVHEKEELKAELSKVLADKEIGIVLLTEKFGRDFPDLVNDVKLNHKLPLFVEIPDRHGTGRKPDFITAYVNEAIGLKL, encoded by the coding sequence ATGAAAATGTATTTGATCAGTGACAACGTGGACACCTGGACCGGCATGCGTCTCGCCGGTGTGGAGGGCGCCGTTGTCCATGAAAAAGAGGAACTGAAAGCGGAGCTTTCAAAGGTCCTGGCCGATAAGGAGATCGGAATCGTGCTGCTGACAGAGAAGTTCGGGCGGGATTTTCCCGACCTGGTAAACGATGTGAAGCTGAACCATAAGCTTCCTCTGTTTGTGGAGATCCCAGACCGCCATGGTACCGGCCGCAAGCCGGACTTTATCACCGCTTATGTAAATGAAGCCATTGGACTCAAGTTATAG